The proteins below are encoded in one region of Flavobacterium nackdongense:
- the sov gene encoding T9SS outer membrane translocon Sov/SprA, producing the protein MYKIAAFLLLLFCGFVSQAQVNPVPQDTVPAGYSTGKIEIKDPQSIVKAYSYDPATGMYILSKTFGDFATSYPSILTPKEYEDRVRKESMRNYFRDKLDAIDGKKGDNDQAKKDLLPRYYIKSGLFETIFGSNTIDIKPTGSVEMDFGLRYTKQDNPAFSPRNRSVIAFDFNQRISMSLMGKVGTRLNVNVNYDTQSTFDFQNLVKLEYTPTEDDIIQKIEVGNVNMPLNSSLIKGAQSLFGVKTKLQFGKTSITGVFSEQKSQTKTVVAEGGGTVQDFELFALDYDNDRHFFLSQYFRNKYDAALKNYPFIDSRVQITRLEIWVTNKQNRVTTTNNNLRNIIALQDLGEAQLTGLQDSEVVVLDPSTGMFNNPIDSPADNTNNDYDPAQIDAGTGLLNKNIREIATSGSGFNVTVNEGADYGKLENARKLNANEYTFHPQLGYISLQQRLANDEVLAVAYQYTIGEKVYQVGEFGNDGVDATLVTGTSQADQAIISQSLVLKMLKSNLTNVKNPVWNLMMKNIYQIPGAYQLKQENFRFNILYTDPSPINYITPVTGSSFPPNPTQGNEVAETPLLKVFNLDKLNFNNDPQAGGDGFFDFMQGMTIDTQNGRIIFTTKEPFGELLFSKLSNGAGEDYKDGNTYNPNQKKYVFRNMYANTQAGALQDADKNKFLLRGKYKSTGGDGIPIGAFNVPRGSVVVTAGGRVLVEGIDYSVNYQLGRVQILDPSLQASNTPISVSLENNSIFGQQTKRFFGVYVEHQISDKFLLGATFLKLNERPFTQKSSFGQEVVNNNMFGFNGNYSSEIPFFTRLVNKLPNIDTDAPSNLSIRGEIAFLEPDDPKGNSFQGESTIYVDDFEGSQSTIDMRSPFAWKLSSTPLNDTESQYDFNATANDLSYGFKRAKLAWYTIDPVFYTTKPSGISNDDLSLNTTRRIFSEELYPLTDIAVGQSQVVNTLDLTYFPAERGMYNNATNVSTNAKDNFGGIMRSLNSTNFEQGNVEYIQFWVLDPYVGAGEIPKTNTGKIYFNLGEISEDILKDGRKQYENGLGPDQVKVNPQPLWGDVPASQSLIYAFDVNTANRTNQDLGLDGLPGAKEAAIYTNHAAEPDPAADDYKYYLNSTGGIIDRYKQYNGVEGNSAVDINDANRAATAEPDVEDINRDNTMNTINAYYEYSIDMKPNMAVGQNYITDIRNTQITMDNGQVTDARWIQFKIPVTQPENTIGNISDFRSIRFMRMFMTGFNSNVTVRFGALDLVRGDWRRYANTLDANDPDPNDDKTTLDVLAVNLQENNDRCPINYVIPPGVQQEQLYNANSVINQNEQSLSLRVSGDGLEPEDSRAVFKNVSVDMRQFKKLKMFLHAESLPGEIALSDNQMVGFIRFGNDFNQNFYQIEIPLKVTQAAPSVGTNCGALSAETVWPAENEIDLSLALLTQLKIEAMSIDPSTLPADGIYYKNEDELDPSLAGKSNKLRIGIKGNPNFGLVRNLMLGVKNNDRQDLKGEVWFNELRVADMDNSRGMAAVLNVDTNFADFATISATGRKSTIGFGGIEQGPNDRNREDTQQYNIVTNFSLGKLLPAKWKVNLPFNYAIGEETITPEYDPFNADIKLKQLLDNTTDADEKDNIKNRAVDYTKRKSINFIGVRKDRGAEQKQRVYDIENFTFSQSFNEVEHHDYEIEQFTNQESNTAVDYGFSFQPKPIEPFKKSKFTKKSSYWKALSDFNFNYLPTNFNFNTNILRQYNRQQFRQVELDDKSIGLDPLYRRNYAFNYNYGFNYNMTKNLKFNYKASSTNIVKNYLDENNVPIDDLNIWDSYFNVGQSNFHMQQLVLNYEIPLDKIPVFSFIKANYSYTGDYSWQRASVALSEINIGGVDYNLGNTIQNAISHNINANLNMDLFYKYIGLTKRSALKPKPKAAAPKPGEKLTDTNVKEPRNNDFVNGLIGILTSVKTIQANYTKNSGTVLPGYTPGVGFFGTSKPTIGFVFGSQDDVRYEAAKNGWLTAYPDFNQNYTQVSNEIFKSTVNIDLLPDLKIDLSLDRSYSENFSEQYDVSNGIYNSRSPYNYGMFSISTILIKTSFSASDENTSAAFDDFRSNRLPIANRLATERGIDINNPANIDAEGYPKGFGKNNQAVLLPAFLAAYSGESASSVSLGIFKSFPVPNWAIKYNGLMRYTFFKNNFKRFSLQQNYRASYTINAFRSNFEYDKNPNGVDLGGNYYNQTIMSNVNLVEQFNPLLRMDFELKNSLKILTEIKKDRALSMSFDNNLLTEVKGVEYIVGMGYRIKDVIFSSSLADNPTGIIKSDIIIKADLSYRNNKTIVRYLDYDNNQLAGGQDIWSIKLTADYSFSKNLTAIFYYDHAFSQAVVSTSFPLTNIRSGFTLRYNFGN; encoded by the coding sequence GTGTATAAAATTGCTGCGTTTTTATTGCTATTATTTTGTGGTTTTGTTTCGCAGGCTCAAGTAAATCCGGTCCCTCAAGACACGGTTCCTGCGGGATATTCTACCGGAAAAATTGAGATTAAAGACCCTCAAAGTATTGTTAAGGCGTATTCCTACGACCCCGCGACGGGCATGTATATTTTGTCGAAAACCTTTGGAGACTTCGCCACGAGTTACCCTTCGATTTTGACTCCAAAAGAGTACGAAGACCGAGTAAGAAAAGAATCGATGCGCAACTATTTTCGAGATAAACTGGATGCGATCGACGGTAAAAAAGGCGATAATGACCAAGCAAAGAAAGACTTATTGCCAAGATATTACATCAAATCAGGGCTTTTTGAAACGATTTTTGGTAGTAATACCATCGACATCAAGCCAACGGGATCTGTCGAAATGGATTTCGGTCTCCGATACACCAAACAGGATAATCCCGCATTTTCTCCAAGAAATAGGTCGGTAATAGCATTCGATTTCAATCAGAGAATCAGTATGAGTTTAATGGGGAAAGTAGGAACCCGACTCAATGTCAATGTCAATTACGACACCCAATCTACTTTCGACTTCCAAAATTTAGTCAAGTTGGAATACACGCCCACTGAGGACGATATCATTCAAAAAATTGAAGTCGGAAATGTCAATATGCCTTTGAACAGTTCCCTAATTAAGGGAGCTCAAAGTTTGTTTGGAGTAAAAACCAAATTGCAATTTGGTAAAACCAGTATTACGGGCGTTTTCTCTGAACAAAAATCACAAACCAAAACCGTAGTTGCCGAAGGTGGCGGAACGGTGCAGGACTTCGAATTATTTGCTTTGGATTACGACAATGACCGACACTTTTTCCTTTCGCAATATTTTAGAAATAAATACGATGCAGCACTCAAAAACTATCCCTTCATTGATAGTAGAGTGCAAATAACCAGACTTGAAATTTGGGTGACCAACAAGCAAAATCGAGTCACCACGACCAACAACAATCTCAGAAATATCATTGCGCTTCAGGATTTAGGTGAAGCACAATTGACGGGTTTACAAGACAGCGAGGTGGTCGTTTTAGACCCTTCAACGGGAATGTTTAACAATCCCATCGACTCGCCTGCAGACAATACCAATAATGACTATGATCCGGCGCAAATCGATGCGGGTACTGGTTTGTTGAACAAAAATATCCGTGAAATTGCTACTTCTGGTTCTGGGTTTAATGTTACTGTCAATGAAGGGGCTGATTACGGTAAACTTGAGAATGCCCGAAAATTGAATGCCAACGAATATACTTTTCACCCTCAGTTGGGGTATATTTCCCTGCAACAGCGATTGGCAAACGATGAAGTACTGGCCGTGGCTTATCAATATACCATTGGAGAGAAAGTGTATCAAGTAGGGGAGTTTGGAAATGATGGAGTCGATGCAACACTTGTAACTGGAACCTCGCAGGCAGACCAAGCCATTATTTCTCAAAGTTTGGTGTTGAAAATGTTGAAAAGTAATTTGACCAATGTCAAAAATCCGGTTTGGAACTTGATGATGAAAAATATTTATCAAATTCCGGGAGCGTATCAGTTGAAACAAGAAAACTTCAGATTCAACATCCTGTACACCGATCCTTCGCCAATCAATTATATTACACCAGTCACGGGCAGCTCGTTTCCACCCAATCCAACGCAAGGAAATGAAGTGGCTGAAACTCCTTTGTTGAAAGTTTTCAATTTAGATAAATTGAATTTTAATAATGACCCACAAGCTGGCGGGGATGGTTTCTTCGATTTTATGCAGGGAATGACAATCGACACTCAAAACGGTCGTATCATATTCACCACCAAAGAACCTTTTGGTGAATTGTTATTCTCCAAATTATCTAATGGCGCTGGCGAAGATTACAAGGATGGCAACACCTACAATCCCAATCAGAAAAAATATGTGTTCCGAAATATGTATGCCAACACACAAGCCGGAGCATTGCAAGACGCAGACAAAAACAAATTCTTGTTGCGAGGAAAATACAAATCGACAGGTGGAGATGGAATTCCAATAGGGGCTTTCAACGTGCCTAGAGGTTCGGTGGTGGTTACTGCCGGAGGAAGAGTTTTGGTCGAAGGAATTGATTATAGCGTGAATTATCAACTGGGAAGAGTTCAGATTTTGGACCCATCACTTCAGGCTTCGAACACGCCAATTAGCGTTTCATTAGAAAACAATTCTATTTTTGGACAGCAAACCAAACGATTTTTTGGTGTTTATGTCGAACATCAAATTTCGGATAAATTTTTACTTGGAGCCACTTTTTTGAAATTGAACGAAAGACCCTTTACTCAAAAATCGAGCTTCGGACAGGAGGTAGTCAACAATAATATGTTTGGTTTCAACGGGAACTATTCATCGGAAATTCCCTTTTTTACGCGATTGGTCAATAAATTGCCAAACATCGATACCGATGCGCCTTCCAACCTTTCGATACGAGGTGAAATTGCCTTTTTGGAACCTGATGATCCAAAAGGGAACAGTTTTCAAGGAGAATCAACCATTTATGTAGATGATTTTGAAGGTTCGCAATCTACTATCGATATGCGTTCGCCATTTGCTTGGAAATTATCATCAACCCCTTTGAACGATACCGAAAGTCAGTACGATTTTAATGCCACTGCCAATGATTTGAGCTATGGTTTCAAAAGAGCAAAATTAGCTTGGTACACTATTGACCCGGTATTTTATACAACTAAACCATCCGGAATTTCGAATGATGATTTGTCATTGAATACCACTAGACGAATCTTTAGCGAAGAGTTATATCCACTCACCGATATCGCCGTTGGACAATCGCAGGTGGTCAATACTTTAGACTTGACTTATTTTCCTGCTGAAAGGGGCATGTACAATAATGCGACCAATGTGTCAACCAATGCCAAAGACAATTTTGGGGGGATTATGCGTTCGTTGAATTCGACCAATTTCGAACAGGGAAATGTAGAATACATTCAGTTTTGGGTATTGGATCCTTATGTTGGTGCAGGTGAAATTCCAAAAACCAACACGGGAAAAATTTATTTCAATTTAGGGGAAATTTCAGAAGATATCCTGAAAGATGGAAGAAAGCAATATGAAAATGGCTTGGGTCCAGATCAAGTAAAAGTAAATCCGCAACCGCTTTGGGGTGATGTTCCCGCTTCGCAATCCTTAATTTACGCCTTTGATGTGAATACCGCGAATCGAACCAATCAGGATTTAGGTTTGGACGGTTTGCCAGGGGCAAAGGAAGCAGCAATTTATACCAATCACGCTGCAGAACCCGATCCGGCAGCCGATGATTACAAATATTATTTGAACAGCACTGGAGGAATTATTGACCGATACAAACAATACAATGGGGTCGAAGGAAATTCTGCTGTTGATATAAATGATGCCAACCGAGCGGCAACTGCTGAGCCCGATGTAGAAGATATCAACCGCGACAATACGATGAATACCATCAATGCGTATTATGAATACAGTATTGATATGAAACCGAATATGGCCGTGGGGCAAAATTATATCACCGATATTCGAAATACCCAAATCACGATGGACAATGGGCAAGTGACAGATGCCCGATGGATTCAATTTAAAATCCCGGTCACACAACCCGAAAACACCATTGGAAACATATCCGATTTTAGGTCCATTCGATTTATGAGAATGTTTATGACCGGTTTCAATAGTAATGTTACAGTTCGTTTTGGCGCCTTAGATTTAGTAAGAGGCGATTGGAGAAGGTATGCCAACACTTTGGATGCTAATGATCCAGATCCAAACGATGACAAAACCACTCTCGATGTCCTCGCGGTAAATCTTCAAGAAAACAATGACAGATGCCCTATTAATTATGTCATACCTCCAGGGGTGCAACAAGAGCAATTGTACAATGCGAATTCTGTCATCAATCAGAATGAGCAATCCTTGTCGCTTCGAGTTTCAGGCGATGGTCTTGAACCAGAAGATTCGAGAGCTGTGTTTAAAAACGTAAGTGTCGATATGCGACAGTTCAAAAAATTGAAAATGTTCTTGCACGCCGAATCTTTACCAGGTGAAATCGCCCTTAGCGACAATCAGATGGTCGGTTTTATTCGTTTCGGTAATGACTTCAATCAAAACTTTTACCAAATTGAAATTCCTTTGAAGGTGACCCAAGCCGCTCCTTCAGTTGGGACGAATTGTGGGGCTTTGAGTGCCGAGACCGTCTGGCCCGCCGAAAACGAAATCGATTTGTCATTGGCTTTGCTAACTCAGCTCAAAATTGAAGCGATGAGCATCGATCCAAGTACTTTGCCAGCGGATGGAATTTATTACAAAAATGAAGACGAATTAGATCCTTCATTGGCAGGAAAATCGAATAAATTGAGAATCGGTATCAAGGGAAATCCTAATTTTGGCTTGGTTCGAAATTTAATGCTAGGGGTAAAAAATAACGATCGACAAGATTTAAAAGGCGAAGTGTGGTTCAACGAACTGCGTGTTGCCGATATGGACAATAGTCGTGGTATGGCTGCGGTATTGAATGTGGATACTAATTTTGCCGATTTTGCCACAATTTCAGCAACAGGTAGAAAAAGTACTATCGGATTTGGGGGAATCGAACAAGGTCCCAACGATAGAAATCGAGAAGATACACAGCAATACAATATCGTAACCAACTTCAGTTTAGGGAAATTATTGCCAGCCAAATGGAAAGTGAATTTGCCTTTTAATTATGCCATTGGCGAAGAAACCATTACTCCGGAATACGACCCTTTTAATGCCGATATCAAATTGAAACAACTGTTAGATAACACGACCGATGCGGATGAGAAGGACAACATCAAAAACAGAGCAGTCGATTATACCAAAAGAAAAAGTATCAATTTTATTGGGGTACGAAAAGATAGAGGTGCTGAACAAAAGCAACGCGTATATGATATAGAAAACTTTACTTTTTCGCAGTCGTTTAACGAGGTGGAGCACCACGATTATGAGATAGAGCAGTTTACCAATCAGGAATCCAATACAGCGGTAGATTATGGTTTTAGTTTTCAACCCAAACCCATAGAGCCCTTCAAGAAATCAAAATTCACGAAGAAAAGTAGCTATTGGAAAGCCTTAAGCGATTTCAATTTCAATTATTTGCCTACCAATTTCAATTTCAATACCAATATTTTACGACAATACAATCGTCAGCAATTCCGACAAGTAGAATTGGATGATAAAAGTATTGGTCTGGATCCTTTGTACAGAAGAAATTATGCGTTTAATTATAATTATGGATTTAATTATAATATGACTAAAAACCTGAAATTCAATTACAAAGCCTCCTCAACGAATATCGTCAAAAATTATTTGGATGAAAACAATGTGCCAATTGATGATTTGAACATTTGGGATAGTTATTTCAATGTGGGGCAATCTAATTTCCATATGCAACAATTGGTCTTGAATTATGAAATCCCATTAGACAAAATACCGGTATTCAGTTTTATAAAGGCTAATTACTCCTACACGGGCGACTACAGTTGGCAGCGCGCTTCGGTGGCATTGTCTGAAATCAATATTGGAGGTGTTGATTATAATCTAGGAAATACCATTCAAAATGCCATTTCTCACAATATAAATGCGAATTTGAACATGGATTTGTTTTACAAATATATAGGATTGACAAAGCGTTCGGCATTAAAACCAAAACCAAAAGCAGCAGCACCGAAACCGGGCGAAAAACTAACGGATACCAATGTTAAAGAGCCCCGAAACAATGATTTTGTCAATGGATTAATCGGTATTCTGACTAGTGTGAAAACCATTCAAGCGAATTATACTAAAAATAGCGGGACTGTTTTGCCAGGATATACTCCCGGAGTTGGTTTCTTTGGAACCTCAAAACCAACTATTGGATTTGTTTTTGGAAGTCAGGACGATGTGCGCTACGAAGCGGCCAAAAACGGTTGGCTTACGGCTTATCCCGATTTTAACCAAAACTATACGCAGGTAAGCAATGAAATATTTAAGTCAACGGTAAATATAGATTTGTTGCCCGATTTGAAAATTGATTTATCACTAGACCGATCTTATTCGGAGAACTTTTCAGAACAATACGATGTAAGCAATGGGATATATAATTCGAGATCTCCCTATAATTATGGAATGTTTTCGATTTCGACTATATTGATAAAAACTTCGTTTTCGGCTAGCGACGAAAATACATCGGCAGCTTTTGATGATTTTAGAAGTAATAGATTGCCAATTGCCAACCGATTGGCGACAGAAAGGGGAATTGACATCAATAATCCAGCTAATATTGATGCCGAAGGCTATCCTAAAGGTTTTGGCAAAAACAATCAGGCAGTGTTGTTACCCGCTTTTTTGGCTGCCTATTCAGGCGAAAGTGCTTCGAGTGTTTCACTGGGGATTTTCAAAAGTTTTCCGGTGCCCAATTGGGCGATTAAATACAATGGTTTGATGCGTTATACTTTTTTCAAAAACAATTTCAAACGATTCTCATTACAACAAAATTATAGAGCGTCCTATACGATTAATGCCTTCCGTTCTAATTTTGAATATGATAAAAACCCGAATGGGGTCGATTTGGGTGGAAATTATTACAACCAAACTATTATGTCGAACGTGAATTTAGTAGAGCAATTTAATCCACTTCTTCGAATGGATTTCGAGTTGAAAAATTCATTAAAAATCTTAACCGAAATCAAAAAAGATCGGGCATTATCGATGAGTTTTGATAATAATTTATTGACCGAAGTCAAAGGAGTAGAATATATCGTAGGAATGGGCTATCGCATAAAAGATGTTATTTTCTCTTCAAGCCTAGCCGATAATCCGACAGGAATTATAAAAAGTGATATCATCATAAAAGCCGATTTGTCGTATCGTAACAATAAAACTATCGTTAGGTATTTGGACTACGATAACAATCAATTAGCCGGTGGGCAAGACATTTGGTCAATAAAACTAACCGCTGATTATTCTTTTAGTAAAAACTTGACGGCGATTTTCTATTATGACCATGCGTTTTCGCAAGCTGTTGTATCGACATCATTTCCCTTGACCAACATTCGTTCTGGGTTTACATTGCGATATAATTTCGGAAATTAA
- the ruvA gene encoding Holliday junction branch migration protein RuvA has product MIAHLQGKLVEKTPTQVVIDCGGIGYQVNISLHTYSLLPATDYIKLFTHLQIKEDSHTLFGFVEKSEREIFKLLLSVSGIGASIARTMLSSLDPKQITNAIASGDVVTIQSIKGIGSKTAQRVILDLKEKVLKLYDLDEVSMSQSNTNRDEALSALEVLGFVRKASERVVEKIIKEAPESTVEFIIKQALKNL; this is encoded by the coding sequence ATGATAGCACATTTGCAAGGAAAACTGGTTGAAAAAACACCAACTCAAGTTGTAATCGACTGCGGAGGAATAGGGTATCAAGTGAATATTTCCTTGCATACCTATTCGCTGCTTCCGGCTACGGATTATATCAAATTGTTTACCCATCTTCAAATTAAGGAAGACTCCCATACTTTATTTGGTTTTGTAGAAAAATCAGAGCGAGAAATTTTTAAATTATTATTGTCGGTTTCCGGAATTGGCGCCAGTATCGCCAGAACTATGTTGTCGTCATTAGATCCCAAACAAATTACAAATGCCATTGCCTCTGGCGATGTGGTAACCATTCAATCCATAAAAGGCATTGGGAGCAAAACTGCCCAAAGGGTGATACTCGATTTGAAAGAAAAGGTGCTAAAATTATACGATTTAGACGAAGTTTCGATGTCACAAAGCAATACAAATAGAGATGAAGCGTTATCTGCTTTGGAGGTTTTAGGTTTTGTTCGCAAAGCATCCGAACGAGTTGTCGAAAAAATCATCAAAGAAGCTCCGGAGAGTACGGTTGAATTTATTATTAAGCAAGCTTTAAAAAACTTATAA
- a CDS encoding NADP-dependent malic enzyme has product MDKNSKRLEALLYHAKPTPGKIQVVPTKKHATQRDLSLAYSPGVAEPCLEIAKDVNNVYKYTSKGNLVAVISNGTAVLGLGDIGPEASKPVMEGKGLLFKIFAGIDVFDIEVDTKDVEEFIQTVKNIAPTFGGINLEDIKAPESFEIERRLVEELNIPVMHDDQHGTAIISSAALINAVELAGKKAEDLKMVVSGAGSAAIACANMYVLLGLKVENILMFNSKGVLTKDNPNLSEMQLVYATDKVPMSLEEALVGADIFLGLSSGDIMTPKMLLGMADNPIVFAMANPNPEINYHLAIETRKDIIMATGRSDHPNQVNNVLGFPYIFRGAMDVRATKINEEMKMAAVHALAALAKESVPEQVNIAYGATKLTFGRDYIIPSPFDPRLIAKVAPAVARAAMESGVAQNPIQDWKKYEEELLDRMGSDNKMVRMLINRAKSNPKRIVFAEADHLDVLKAAQIVFEEGIGFPILLGKKDIILELKKELGFDADVPIIDPKTQEEVTRKNKFAKAYWKTRQRRGISLFDAENLMRERNYFAAMMVNQGEADALLTGYSRSYPSVVKPMLQLIDKEPGVSLIATTNMMMTSRGPMFMSDTAINTNPTAEELAKIAIMTAKVAKLFGVQPVIAMISFSNFGSSTNDSASKVREAVDYLHKHHPEMIIDGEIQADFALNQDMLAAKFPFSKLAGKKVNTLIFPNLEAANITYKLLKELNKVDSIGPIMLGMGKPVHIFQLGASVEEMVNMAAIAVIDAQELEKKKSKK; this is encoded by the coding sequence ATGGATAAGAATAGTAAACGATTAGAAGCATTATTATATCATGCAAAACCTACACCTGGAAAAATTCAGGTTGTCCCCACCAAAAAACATGCCACCCAAAGAGATTTATCCTTAGCGTACTCACCCGGAGTTGCTGAACCTTGTTTAGAAATTGCTAAAGATGTAAATAATGTATATAAATACACTTCAAAAGGGAATTTAGTAGCCGTAATATCAAATGGAACTGCCGTTTTGGGTCTTGGCGATATTGGTCCAGAGGCTTCAAAACCCGTGATGGAAGGCAAAGGATTGTTGTTTAAAATCTTTGCAGGCATCGATGTCTTCGATATTGAAGTGGATACCAAAGATGTAGAAGAATTTATTCAAACCGTCAAAAATATAGCACCCACCTTCGGAGGTATCAATCTAGAAGATATCAAAGCGCCAGAATCATTCGAGATTGAAAGAAGATTGGTCGAGGAGCTAAATATTCCCGTGATGCACGACGATCAACACGGAACAGCCATTATCTCATCGGCAGCATTAATTAACGCTGTGGAATTGGCCGGAAAAAAAGCTGAAGATTTAAAAATGGTCGTTTCTGGAGCAGGTTCAGCTGCTATAGCTTGTGCCAATATGTATGTCTTATTAGGCTTAAAAGTCGAAAACATATTGATGTTTAACAGCAAAGGAGTTTTAACCAAAGACAATCCCAATTTATCCGAAATGCAATTGGTTTATGCTACCGATAAAGTACCAATGAGTCTTGAAGAGGCTTTGGTAGGTGCGGATATTTTTCTCGGCTTATCCTCAGGCGATATTATGACACCGAAAATGTTATTGGGAATGGCCGATAATCCTATTGTTTTTGCGATGGCAAACCCAAATCCAGAGATCAATTATCATTTGGCAATCGAAACGCGCAAAGACATTATTATGGCAACTGGCCGTTCGGATCATCCTAATCAAGTGAATAATGTGCTTGGTTTTCCCTATATTTTTAGAGGAGCGATGGATGTTCGGGCAACTAAGATCAACGAAGAAATGAAAATGGCCGCTGTTCATGCTCTCGCTGCTTTGGCGAAAGAGAGTGTTCCGGAACAAGTGAATATTGCTTACGGTGCCACAAAACTGACCTTTGGTCGCGATTATATCATTCCTTCGCCTTTTGATCCAAGGTTAATTGCAAAGGTCGCCCCAGCGGTGGCGCGAGCAGCCATGGAATCTGGTGTAGCCCAAAATCCTATTCAAGATTGGAAAAAATACGAAGAGGAGCTGTTGGATCGTATGGGAAGCGACAATAAAATGGTGCGAATGCTTATCAATAGAGCCAAATCGAACCCCAAAAGAATTGTCTTTGCCGAAGCAGATCATTTGGATGTGCTCAAAGCGGCTCAAATTGTATTTGAAGAAGGAATCGGATTCCCCATATTGTTAGGGAAAAAAGATATTATTCTGGAGTTGAAAAAAGAACTTGGTTTTGATGCCGATGTTCCCATTATTGACCCTAAAACCCAAGAAGAAGTTACTAGAAAAAATAAATTTGCCAAAGCCTATTGGAAAACCAGACAAAGAAGAGGCATTTCTTTATTTGATGCTGAAAATTTAATGCGCGAACGGAATTATTTTGCCGCTATGATGGTCAATCAAGGCGAAGCCGATGCGCTATTGACTGGATATTCCAGAAGTTATCCCTCAGTAGTAAAACCGATGTTGCAGCTAATTGATAAGGAGCCTGGGGTATCTCTAATTGCAACAACCAATATGATGATGACCAGCCGTGGTCCGATGTTTATGTCGGACACCGCCATCAATACGAATCCAACGGCAGAAGAATTGGCGAAAATTGCTATTATGACTGCTAAAGTGGCCAAATTGTTCGGAGTTCAACCTGTGATTGCCATGATTTCATTTTCGAATTTTGGATCTTCAACCAATGATAGCGCAAGCAAAGTGCGAGAAGCGGTGGATTATTTGCACAAACATCATCCGGAGATGATTATTGATGGAGAAATTCAAGCTGATTTTGCACTGAATCAAGATATGTTAGCGGCTAAATTTCCGTTTTCAAAATTAGCGGGCAAGAAAGTAAATACCCTAATTTTCCCAAATCTTGAAGCAGCAAATATTACGTATAAACTATTGAAAGAATTGAACAAGGTCGATTCTATTGGGCCTATAATGTTAGGTATGGGCAAACCGGTACACATTTTTCAATTGGGTGCCAGTGTCGAAGAAATGGTCAATATGGCAGCAATTGCAGTAATTGATGCACAAGAATTAGAAAAGAAAAAATCTAAAAAATAG
- a CDS encoding CBS domain-containing protein, with translation MTVNQILAKKGKEVYSVLPTITVYDALVSMSEKNIGAILVVEDTILKGIFSERDYARKIALKDKSSKETLVQEIMASDVITVKPDDNLESCMELMYTKKIRHLPVLDNETIIGIISIGDVVKSIIDLQKETIQYLDSYISGGKS, from the coding sequence ATGACAGTCAATCAAATATTAGCGAAAAAGGGAAAAGAAGTCTATTCGGTATTGCCTACAATTACAGTTTACGACGCTTTGGTGAGTATGAGCGAAAAAAACATTGGAGCGATTTTGGTAGTAGAAGATACTATTTTGAAAGGGATATTTTCGGAACGGGATTATGCACGGAAAATTGCTTTAAAAGATAAATCGTCGAAGGAGACTTTGGTGCAAGAAATTATGGCAAGCGATGTAATTACAGTAAAACCAGATGACAATTTGGAATCTTGTATGGAGTTGATGTATACCAAAAAGATCAGACATTTACCTGTTTTAGATAATGAAACCATAATTGGAATTATATCCATCGGTGACGTTGTAAAATCCATTATAGATTTACAAAAAGAAACAATTCAGTACTTGGATTCCTATATCAGTGGAGGAAAATCATAA